One Cicer arietinum cultivar CDC Frontier isolate Library 1 chromosome 8, Cicar.CDCFrontier_v2.0, whole genome shotgun sequence DNA segment encodes these proteins:
- the LOC101492947 gene encoding uncharacterized protein → MSLTCLLRKRVHSPQLRFFKFYSPSSSALMLEDETPNFNASVPKTNTRMFHLVVRVFKTLNWSVAREIRFKGWVQSHGFSHSINSFRIIIHTFAFAGMHLEVFALIRDVLGFYKEENRDAFELVSTLLDSRYHVERSVVVFDVLMKVFASNSMLEHAYYVFVNAREVGIQPHIMSCNFLLKCLVEANRVNGVRCLFEDLKNFGPTPNIHTYTIMMNFYCRDVGCNVDIRRAAEILGRIYTSGETLTVVTYSTYIKGLCKVGSVEVAWKLICDLHCNNQPLNNHCFNAVIYGFCKRGAVYDALEVLQEMKNSGQLPDVYSYTILIDAFCKDGDDQKVRDLVEEMELRGIKPSIVSYTSLIRDGIRKNMPMKSLMNIIREISVSGYKYDQTIYETLIDGFCKQGDMYSAVKLLEEMSNNNFAPSAFCYCSLIKGFYKLRRFADALKVFIIMQKNGMWPDTIACNHILSIYCREREFDEALALSEEFQEHGVNLNPYSYNEFIHKLCRESFPEKALQLLPRMLKRNVLPEVINYSTLISGFAKQSNAKKAVMLFTRMTKVGITFNIKTYTILINLCTHYCKMRIAYDLFEEMKERGLYPDQIAYTTLIAAFCNNREMHMARALFDKMSQEGCPPNAITYTCLINAYWRLNRRNQAHKLYDEMRAKGLSK, encoded by the coding sequence ATGTCGTTAACATGCTTACTCCGAAAACGAGTTCACTCTCCACAACTACGCTTCTTCAAATTCTATTCTCCCTCTTCTTCCGCATTGATGTTAGAAGACGAAACTCCAAATTTTAATGCCTCCGTTCCCAAAACCAACACTAGAATGTTTCATTTGGTTGTTAGAGTGTTTAAGACCTTAAATTGGAGTGTTGCAAGGGAAATTAGGTTTAAAGGTTGGGTTCAAAGTCATGGTTTTTCTCATTCAATCAATTCCTTTAGAATCATCATTCACACTTTTGCATTTGCTGGTATGCATTTAGAAGTGTTTGCTTTGATTAGAGATGTTCTTGGATTCTATAAGGAGGAGAATCGTGACGCTTTTGAATTGGTTTCTACTTTGCTTGATTCACGATACCACGTGGAAAGGTCTGTTGTTGTGTTTGATGTGCTTATGAAAGTTTTTGCTTCAAATTCTATGCTTGAACATGCCTattatgtgtttgttaatgctaggGAGGTTGGGATTCAACCTCATATAATGTCTTGCAATTTCTTGTTGAAATGTTTGGTAGAAGCAAATAGAGTGAATGGTGTTAGGTGTTTGTTTGAGGATTTGAAAAACTTTGGTCCAACACCGAATATCCACACTTATACAATCatgatgaatttttattgtAGAGATGTTGGGTGCAATGTTGATATTAGACGGGCTGCTGAGATTTTAGGAAGGATATATACGAGCGGGGAAACCCTGACTGTTGTTACGTATAGTACTTATATTAAGGGACTTTGTAAGGTTGGTTCCGTTGAGGTTGCGTGGAAGTTAATTTGTGACTTGCATTGTAATAACCAGCCTCTCAATAACCATTGTTTTAATGCTGTCATATATGGATTTTGTAAAAGAGGCGCTGTATATGATGCTTTGGAAGTTTTGCAAGAAATGAAGAACTCTGGACAATTGCCTGATGTTTATAGTTACACCATTTTAATTGATGCATTCTGCAAGGATGGAGATGATCAGAAAGTTCGTGACTTGGTGGAGGAAATGGAGCTCCGCGGAATAAAACCATCCATTGTTAGCTATACTTCCCTCATCCGCGATGGTATACGCAAGAATATGCCAATGAAAAGCTTGATGAATATCATCCGTGAAATTAGTGTTTCGGGTTACAAATATGATCAGACTATTTATGAAACTTTAATTGACGGATTTTGTAAGCAAGGTGATATGTATTCAGCCGTCAAGCTTTTGGAGGAGATGAGTAACAATAATTTTGCTCCTTCTGCTTTTTGTTATTGCAGTCTAATTAAGGGATTCTACAAATTGAGACGATTTGCTGATGCATTGAAAGTTTTTATTATCATGCAAAAAAATGGTATGTGGCCGGATACTATCGCTTGCAATCATATACTTAGTATTTACTGCAGGGAACGCGAATTCGATGAAGCCTTGGCATTGTCAGAAGAATTTCAAGAACATGGAGTTAACCTCAACCCATATTCATATAATGAATTCATCCATAAGCTTTGCAGAGAAAGTTTTCCAGAGAAGGCACTGCAGCTTCTGCCAAGAATGCTTAAAAGGAATGTACTTCCTGAAGTTATTAATTATAGTACTCTTATATCTGGCTTTGCCAAACAGTCAAATGCTAAAAAGGCTGTGATGTTATTCACTAGAATGACAAAAGTAGGAATCACTTTCAACATCAAAACATATACAATTCTTATTAACCTATGTACCCATTATTGCAAAATGCGTATTGCATACGACTTATTTGAGGAAATGAAAGAAAGGGGTTTATATCCAGATCAGATCGCGTATACAACTCTAATAGCTGCCTTCTGTAATAATAGAGAAATGCATATGGCGCGGgcattatttgataaaatgtcacagGAAGGCTGTCCACCAAATGCAATTACTTATACTTGTTTGATTAATGCATACTGGAGGTTAAACAGGAGAAATCAGGCTCATAAGTTGTATGACGAAATGAGGGCAAAGGGTTTGTCCAAATGA
- the LOC101489260 gene encoding uncharacterized protein yields the protein MTVGILYISPFKSLETLLTAENFSEEIEARETELNSIPSINMNGRQHRHQSSVTGKPPQHHRAKLKFRYVNKSELISSPNSVAVEERVSSEVVDVNNNNTVDDVAGSSEFKEGDYDDGDIDIIMDNRFDELLSDIQEPQLSQEQITINDQLQQDELLVMESIYGENVFSLDTWKGLRCFQIHINIDTLDEIGITAKVNSVNESETLSSNSDDFLYSFKVQYLPPIILTCLLPKSYPSHQPPIFTISVKWLESAKILSLCSELDSIWTDQQGQEVIYHWVEWLHSSSLSHLGFDKEIRLGPYGVNRVADARVVSGIGCIDVDIPFLQSYNNEKRHQNFLKELHECCICYSEYPGTEFIQLPCKHFFCRKCLQTFTQIHVKEGNISNLQCLDAKCKVMIPPAILKHFLGDEDYERWESMMLDKTLASMSDVVYCPRCETPCIEDEDQHAQCPKCFFSFCTLCRERRHVGIACMTLDMKLQFLQERQNSSRLKEDQRRNELEKINEMLSMKEIQRDSKFCPSCHMAISRTEGCNKMKCGNCEQYFCYRCNKALDSSDPYGHFRDGSCELFPREMVDNWQERINPRQVLQQVHAEIFHLGGSACPNCRQFNVKMGNNNHMLCWACQSHYCYLCNEIVRRGTRHYGPKGCKQHSEG from the exons ATGACGGTGGGTATATTATATATCTCTCCGTTTAAAAGTCTTGAAACATTATTAACGGCGGAAAATTTTAGCGAAGAAATTGAGGCACGAGAAACTGAATTGAATTCAATTCCATCAATCAACATGAATGGGAGACAGCACCGTCACCAATCTTCCGTCACTGGAAAGCCACCGCAACATCATCGAGCCAAACTAAAATTCCGCTACGTCAACAAATCCGAACTCATTTCTTCACCTAACTCTGTGGCGGTTGAAGAACGAGTTTCCTCTGAGGTCGTTGatgtcaacaacaacaacaccgTTGATGACGTGGCTGGTTCAAGCGAGTTTAAAGAAGGGGATTATGATGAtggtgatattgatattattatggaTAATAGGTTTGATGAGTTGTTAAGTGATATTCAAGAACCTCAATTGTCTCAAGAACAGATCACAATCAATGATCAATTGCAGCAAGATGag TTACTTGTGATGGAGTCAATTTACGGAGAAAACGTTTTCAGCCTTGATACATGGAAAGGCTTGCGTTGCTTTCAG ATACATATAAACATTGATACTTTGGATGAAATAGGCATTACTGCTAAGGTGAACTCTGTTAACGAATCTGAGACTCTAAGCAGTAATTCAGATGATTTCTTATACTCTTTCAAAGTTCAATATCTTCCACCAATTATTTTGACGTGTTTATTACCTAAGTCATATCCGAGTCACCAACCGCCTATATTTACAATCTCTGTTAAGTGGTTGGAATCTGCGAAGATTTTAAGTTTATGTTCCGAGTTGGATTCAATATGGACAGACCAACAAGGACAGGAAGTGATTTACCATTGGGTAGAATGGTTACACAGCTCTTCTCTTTCTCATCTGGGATTTGATAAAGAGATTAGACTAGGTCCTTATGGAGTAAATCGTGTTGCGGATGCGCGTGTGGTTTCGGGAATTGGATGCATTGACGTTGATATTCCTTTTTTACAAAGTTATAACAATGAGAAGCGACATCAGAACTTCCTTAAAGAATTGCATGAATGTTGCATTTGCTATAGTGAATATCCAG GTACCGAATTTATCCAGTTACCATGTAAGCATTTCTTCTGCCGCAAATGCTTGCAGACCTTTACTCAGATACATGTAAAAGAAGGTAACATTAGTAATCTTCAATGTCTTGATGCAAAATGCAAGGTTATGATTCCACCTGCCATTTTGAAACATTTTCTGGGTGACGAAGATTATGAACGTTGGGAATCCATGATGTTAGACAAAACACTTGCATCAATGTCTGATGTTGTTTATTGCCCAAGATGTGAAACACCTTGTATAGAGGATGAAGACCAACATGCTCAGTGCCCAAAATGCTTTTTTAGCTTTTGTACCCTTTGCAGGGAGCGACGCCATGTTGGTATCGCATGTATGACACTAGATATGAAGCTTCAATTTCTGCAG GAACGTCAAAATTCATCTCGATTAAAGGAAGATCAAAGGCGTAATGAACTTGAAAAGATCAATGAAATGCTCAGTATGAAAGAAATTCAGCGCGATTCCAAGTTTTGTCCTTCTTGTCACATGGCTATTTCTCGTACCGAAGGTTGTAACAAAATGAAGTGTGGCAATTGTGAACAGTACTTCTGTTACCGCTGCAACAAAGCACTTGATTCATCAGACCCATATGGACATTTCAG GGATGGGTCGTGTGAATTGTTCCCCCGAGAAATGGTTGACAACTGGCAAGAGCGCATAAATCCTCGCCAAGTATTGCAACAAGTACATGCGGAAATCTTTCACCTCGGTGGCTCAGCATGTCCTAATTGTCGTCAATTTAATGTAAAG ATGGGAAACAATAATCACATGTTATGTTGGGCATGTCAGAGCCATTACTGCTACTTATGCAATGAGATCGTCAGGCGTGGCACTAGGCATTATGGACCAAAAGGTTGCAAACAGCACAGTGAGGGATAG
- the LOC101493707 gene encoding uncharacterized protein isoform X1: protein MSLMEKANDCCFSSVLSIATLSSAAFVVTLILVRVLYVIYCSSRPLSKRASKPVSTLIILGSGGHTAEMLNLLAVLQKDRFKPRFYIAAATDNMSLQKALLLENNLASESGTDVAVTAQFMKIYRSREVGQSYITSVWTTLIATVHALWLMIKIRPEVILCNGPGTCIPLCVIAFIFKVLGIRWSSIFYVESIARVRRLSLSGLLLYKLWMADQIFVQWPQLQQQYPRATYVGRLM from the exons ATGTCTCTGATGGAAAAAGCCAATGATTGCTGCTTCTCTAGTGTATTGTCAATTGCTACCCTTTCAAGTGCTGCTTTTGTTGTCACCTTGATCTTGGTTCGTGTTCTTTATGTCATATATTGTAGCAGCAGGCCCTTGAGCAAAAGAGCTTCAAAACCTGTTAGTACCCTTATTATTTTAGGATCAG GTGGTCATACTGCCGAGATGCTTAATCTATTGGCAGTGTTACAGAAAGATAGGTTTAAACCGAGATTCTACATTGCCGCTGCTACTGATAATATGAGTCTTCAAAAAGCTCTGTTGTTGGAGAACAACCTAGCATCTGAG AGTGGAACAGACGTTGCCGTTACTGCACAGTTCATGAAGATTTATCGAAGTAGGGAAGTTGGTCAATCATATATAACCTCAGTTTGGACTACTTTAATTGCAACGGTGCATGCACTATGGCTGATGATTAAAATCAGACCTGAAGTG ATACTTTGCAATGGACCTGGAACTTGCATTCCCCTTTGTGTTATTGCATTTATATTTAAG GTACTCGGAATCAGATGGTCATCAATTTTCTACGTTGAGAGTATTGCAAGAGTTAGAAGACTCTCCTTGAGTGGCTTGCTCCTATACAAGTTGTGGATGGctgatcaaatttttgttcAATGGCCACAGTTGCAACAACAGTATCCCCGAGCTACCTATGTTGGTCGACTCATGTAA
- the LOC101493707 gene encoding uncharacterized protein isoform X2: MSLMEKANDCCFSSVLSIATLSSAAFVVTLILVRVLYVIYCSSRPLSKRASKPVSTLIILGSGGHTAEMLNLLAVLQKDRFKPRFYIAAATDNMSLQKALLLENNLASESGTDVAVTAQFMKIYRSREVGQSYITSVWTTLIATVHALWLMIKIRPEVVLGIRWSSIFYVESIARVRRLSLSGLLLYKLWMADQIFVQWPQLQQQYPRATYVGRLM, translated from the exons ATGTCTCTGATGGAAAAAGCCAATGATTGCTGCTTCTCTAGTGTATTGTCAATTGCTACCCTTTCAAGTGCTGCTTTTGTTGTCACCTTGATCTTGGTTCGTGTTCTTTATGTCATATATTGTAGCAGCAGGCCCTTGAGCAAAAGAGCTTCAAAACCTGTTAGTACCCTTATTATTTTAGGATCAG GTGGTCATACTGCCGAGATGCTTAATCTATTGGCAGTGTTACAGAAAGATAGGTTTAAACCGAGATTCTACATTGCCGCTGCTACTGATAATATGAGTCTTCAAAAAGCTCTGTTGTTGGAGAACAACCTAGCATCTGAG AGTGGAACAGACGTTGCCGTTACTGCACAGTTCATGAAGATTTATCGAAGTAGGGAAGTTGGTCAATCATATATAACCTCAGTTTGGACTACTTTAATTGCAACGGTGCATGCACTATGGCTGATGATTAAAATCAGACCTGAAGTG GTACTCGGAATCAGATGGTCATCAATTTTCTACGTTGAGAGTATTGCAAGAGTTAGAAGACTCTCCTTGAGTGGCTTGCTCCTATACAAGTTGTGGATGGctgatcaaatttttgttcAATGGCCACAGTTGCAACAACAGTATCCCCGAGCTACCTATGTTGGTCGACTCATGTAA